A single genomic interval of Camelina sativa cultivar DH55 chromosome 11, Cs, whole genome shotgun sequence harbors:
- the LOC104723864 gene encoding heavy metal-associated isoprenylated plant protein 22-like, translating to MVNQKVMVSGNFNLEELLKALKKKTGKKAEILKVNEKGDMVEKEDDEPEIVQEDNEEDEIITENHEEQKKTDKPQTSTTEVEIHMAFLCEKFEVDVGKVISKFEGVKTCAVDIENQKVIITGDFDKEKLLNKLKKKMRKRINKMEQKKKDKEPIKKDEKVEMDRDIYINPSSADEKEMSRYMMFSDENPNACSIS from the exons ATGGTTAATCAAAAAGTTATGGTTAGTGGTAATTTTAATTTGGAGGAGCTATTGAAAGCTCTCAAGAAAAAAACTGGCAAAAAGGCAGAAATCTTAAAGGTGAATGAGAAAGGTGATATggttgagaaagaagatgatgaacctGAAATAGTTCAGGAAGACAATGAGGAAGATGAGATAATTACAGAGAATCATGAAGAACAGAAAAAAACTGATAAACCTCAAACAAG tacaACAGAAGTCGAAATTCATATGGCATTTCTATGTGAGAAGTTTGAGGTAGACGTCGGAAAAGTTATTTCTAAATTTGAAG GAGTCAAAACATGTGCAGTCGatatagaaaatcaaaaagTTATAATCACGGGTGATTTTGATAAGGAAAAATTATTGAacaaacttaagaaaaaaatgcGTAAAAGGATAAACAAAATGGAGCAGAAGAAAAAGGACAAAGAACCtataaagaaagatgaaaaagttGAAATGGATAGAGATATTTATATCAACCCAAGTAGTGCTGATGAAAAAGAGATGTCCAGATATATGATGTTTAGTGATGAAAATCCTAATGCATGTTCTATTTCGTAA